The Endozoicomonas montiporae CL-33 genome contains a region encoding:
- a CDS encoding M20/M25/M40 family metallo-hydrolase: MSKINQDRLVQHFIDLVKINSESRNEKAISEALAEQLADMGFRVEKLPVPADISNGFNIYANLPGDLEGSILLSCHMDTVTPGNDIEPVIENGIIRSAGNTILGGDDKSGIAAIMEAVRSIKEQGLKHKTIELAFTVHEEGGLHGSKHFDMSHVESKNGIVLDSGGPIGTIITVAPGQQNIKVNITGRPAHAGLAPEEGINALTVAADAITRMNLSRIDEETTANIGVVKGGQATNIVMPELFIEAEARSTNDDKLAAQVEHMITTFEAAATKHGAEIDIVSTRAYNAFKIADDDELVEDVKAAFAEAGFEARTMPTGGGSDANIFSEKGIKTVNLSTGMAKVHTTEEYIAIEDMAGITAFMHTYLTR, from the coding sequence ATGTCCAAGATCAATCAAGACAGACTTGTCCAACACTTCATTGACCTGGTGAAGATCAACAGCGAATCCCGTAACGAGAAAGCCATCTCGGAAGCTCTGGCTGAGCAGCTGGCTGACATGGGTTTTCGCGTTGAAAAGCTGCCGGTGCCAGCGGACATCTCCAATGGTTTCAATATTTACGCGAACCTGCCGGGCGATCTGGAAGGCAGCATTCTGCTCAGCTGCCACATGGATACCGTGACTCCGGGTAACGATATCGAACCTGTAATAGAGAACGGCATTATCCGCTCTGCAGGCAACACCATTCTGGGTGGTGACGACAAGTCAGGCATTGCCGCCATTATGGAAGCGGTGCGCTCTATCAAAGAGCAGGGTTTGAAGCACAAAACCATCGAGCTGGCCTTTACCGTTCATGAAGAAGGTGGCCTGCATGGTTCCAAGCACTTTGATATGTCTCATGTAGAATCCAAAAACGGTATCGTTCTCGATTCCGGAGGTCCGATTGGCACTATTATCACCGTTGCACCTGGCCAGCAGAACATCAAAGTAAACATCACTGGTCGTCCAGCGCATGCTGGTCTGGCTCCGGAAGAAGGCATAAACGCCCTGACGGTTGCTGCTGATGCCATCACCCGGATGAACCTGTCCCGCATTGATGAAGAAACCACAGCTAACATTGGTGTGGTAAAAGGTGGTCAGGCGACCAATATTGTAATGCCTGAGCTATTCATCGAAGCAGAAGCCCGTTCGACTAACGACGACAAGCTGGCTGCCCAGGTGGAACACATGATTACCACCTTTGAAGCCGCTGCCACAAAGCATGGCGCAGAGATCGACATTGTTTCTACCCGTGCTTATAACGCGTTTAAAATAGCCGATGATGACGAATTGGTTGAAGATGTAAAAGCCGCGTTCGCAGAAGCAGGTTTTGAGGCCAGAACCATGCCAACCGGTGGTGGTAGCGATGCCAATATTTTCAGCGAAAAAGGCATCAAAACGGTTAACCTGTCTACCGGCATGGCTAAAGTGCATACCACTGAAGAGTACATTGCCATTGAAGACATGGCAGGCATTACGGCCTTCATGCACACTTACCTGACTCGTTAA
- a CDS encoding DUF1329 domain-containing protein — translation MKIRKSLLAVTITSLSLFAGSVSAAVSEEEAKQLGTTLTPMGAEMAGNAEGTIPAWNPNFKTPASYKKGDRYVDPYADEKPLFTITAENMEQYKDKLTPGMQAMFKNYPDTSKMPVYPSHRDARYSDYNIEQTRKNATRTTLSEDQNSVVNAVGGAPFPIPQSGAEVVWNIGLAKSAYSTYKQVQQVVTYRNGSQLVGGQNRYDYYAYHDPDSEVGQFDSSKNPILYTLIESTAPTRDKGKSYLVHEFMDRSTKARAAWSYTPGVRRVRRAPTISFDTPQGLANWRTTDESFGFNGSLEKYNWTLVGKQEMYIPYNNNKFENADVEMSELLTPGHANPEFMRYELHRVWVVKAKLKEGERNIFKTRVLYIDEDTWIAAAVDQFDNRDNLWRTSMGLSANLYDVQGVFPRTFFYHDLVSREYFADELYNYTKPALYNEQPKAISYFSPGTLRKLGVR, via the coding sequence ATGAAAATAAGAAAATCTTTGCTGGCAGTCACTATAACGAGTCTGTCACTTTTCGCTGGCAGCGTTTCTGCCGCGGTTTCGGAAGAAGAAGCGAAACAGCTGGGTACCACTCTGACCCCCATGGGTGCAGAAATGGCAGGTAATGCCGAAGGCACCATTCCTGCCTGGAACCCGAACTTCAAGACACCTGCCAGCTATAAAAAAGGCGACCGTTACGTTGACCCTTATGCTGACGAAAAGCCGCTGTTCACCATTACTGCTGAAAATATGGAGCAGTACAAGGACAAGCTGACGCCGGGCATGCAGGCCATGTTCAAGAACTATCCGGATACCTCCAAGATGCCGGTTTATCCGTCTCATCGTGATGCCCGTTATTCGGATTACAACATTGAGCAGACCCGCAAAAACGCAACCCGCACCACCTTGTCTGAAGACCAGAACTCGGTGGTTAATGCTGTAGGCGGCGCGCCGTTCCCTATTCCCCAAAGCGGTGCTGAAGTCGTATGGAACATAGGTCTTGCCAAGTCAGCCTACTCAACCTACAAGCAGGTTCAACAGGTCGTCACCTATCGTAATGGTTCCCAGCTGGTTGGCGGGCAAAACCGATACGATTATTACGCTTATCACGATCCTGACAGTGAAGTGGGTCAGTTTGATTCCAGCAAGAACCCGATTCTCTATACGCTGATTGAATCAACAGCACCTACCCGTGATAAGGGTAAGAGCTATCTGGTTCATGAGTTTATGGATCGCTCAACCAAAGCCCGTGCTGCATGGTCATACACACCTGGCGTACGTCGTGTACGTCGTGCACCGACCATTTCATTCGACACTCCACAGGGTCTCGCTAACTGGCGTACCACCGACGAGTCATTCGGATTCAACGGTTCACTGGAGAAGTACAACTGGACACTGGTTGGCAAGCAGGAAATGTACATCCCGTACAACAACAATAAGTTTGAAAACGCCGATGTTGAAATGTCTGAGCTGCTGACGCCCGGACATGCCAACCCTGAATTTATGCGTTATGAATTGCACCGGGTATGGGTTGTTAAAGCAAAGCTTAAGGAAGGTGAGCGGAATATATTCAAGACTCGTGTCTTGTATATTGATGAAGACACCTGGATCGCTGCCGCCGTTGACCAGTTTGACAACCGTGACAACCTCTGGCGCACGTCCATGGGTCTGAGCGCCAATCTGTACGATGTACAGGGTGTATTCCCAAGAACGTTCTTCTATCACGATCTGGTGTCTCGTGAATACTTTGCCGATGAATTGTACAACTACACGAAGCCTGCCCTTTATAACGAACAGCCCAAGGCGATCTCTTACTTCTCGCCTGGCACCCTGCGCAAGCTGGGCGTTCGCTAA
- a CDS encoding lysoplasmalogenase, with translation MDQLSGYAGAGIKALPIVLLILLAFRQLTGVWRNAMLAALLFSAGGDVLLALDGGSGDLFIAGLGSFLIAQLTYAGLFWTHRVSGTRRIGLAIFAFVFISVAGMVVVPYTGDMQAPVMAYILAIGAMLMGAALCDRPVNRLFLGALLFAVSDLVIAVNKFIMPFAWAGVVIMVTYYMAQYFIVMGVLTGADDNG, from the coding sequence ATGGATCAGCTTTCGGGCTATGCAGGTGCAGGCATAAAGGCTCTTCCTATTGTTCTGTTGATTTTACTGGCATTCAGACAGTTAACCGGAGTCTGGCGAAACGCTATGTTGGCTGCTCTGCTGTTTTCTGCAGGGGGAGATGTGTTACTGGCACTGGATGGCGGCAGTGGCGATTTGTTTATTGCCGGTCTGGGCAGTTTTTTGATTGCGCAGTTAACCTATGCCGGACTGTTCTGGACTCATCGTGTGTCGGGTACACGACGAATCGGGTTGGCTATTTTTGCTTTCGTGTTTATATCGGTGGCAGGTATGGTTGTAGTGCCTTACACCGGTGATATGCAGGCGCCAGTGATGGCTTATATTCTGGCTATTGGTGCCATGCTGATGGGCGCAGCGTTGTGTGACCGGCCTGTGAACCGGTTGTTTCTGGGAGCGCTATTGTTTGCGGTGTCTGATCTGGTGATTGCAGTGAACAAGTTTATTATGCCTTTTGCCTGGGCAGGTGTTGTGATTATGGTGACCTATTACATGGCGCAATATTTTATTGTGATGGGGGTACTAACAGGGGCTGACGACAATGGTTGA
- a CDS encoding YoaK family protein, producing the protein MINRLPAWVWFGGVLLTFSAGMVNAIAYLSFTGQAVTHVTGSITLASVEAARGSWQSTVHLLAVVLAFFVGAFLSGLIIKGETLRLGRGYGFILLLESCLLLISLWLYHHSSFSGQLVASLACGLQNAMVSTFSGAVLRTTHMTGILTDIGAKLGRWLRGAPMDKRRLLLYCLLLTGFTTGGALGAFLFMSLRYSSLMIPVLITASAGIAYMVHVVRLRRQQKSLYIAG; encoded by the coding sequence ATGATTAACCGACTACCTGCCTGGGTATGGTTCGGGGGCGTTTTGCTGACTTTCTCGGCAGGAATGGTCAACGCCATTGCTTATCTCAGCTTCACCGGTCAGGCGGTAACGCATGTGACCGGCTCTATCACTCTTGCCTCTGTTGAAGCCGCTAGGGGAAGCTGGCAGAGCACAGTACATTTACTGGCGGTGGTGCTGGCTTTTTTTGTAGGCGCATTTCTGAGTGGGCTGATCATTAAAGGGGAAACGTTAAGACTGGGGCGAGGTTATGGCTTTATCCTGCTTCTGGAATCCTGCCTGTTACTAATATCGCTCTGGCTTTACCATCACAGCTCATTCAGTGGACAGCTGGTGGCATCGCTGGCCTGTGGTTTACAAAATGCAATGGTCAGTACCTTTAGTGGCGCCGTGTTGCGAACCACCCATATGACCGGCATTCTGACGGATATTGGTGCCAAGCTTGGTCGATGGCTGAGGGGAGCCCCTATGGATAAACGACGATTGCTACTTTATTGCCTGTTACTGACAGGTTTTACGACAGGCGGTGCTCTTGGCGCTTTTCTGTTTATGTCTCTGCGTTACAGTAGCCTGATGATTCCAGTCCTGATCACTGCCTCTGCCGGTATCGCCTATATGGTTCATGTGGTGAGACTTCGCAGACAGCAAAAGAGTCTCTATATCGCAGGTTGA
- a CDS encoding IS1 family transposase (programmed frameshift) yields MCLTQVLCTTCGSNQVRPFGYSTHDVPRYYCCNDKCEIKTFMLEYRYKACEPGVKEKIIDMAINGSGIRDTSKVLGISKTTVIKTLKKKKSGLVKVNPNIQTIDLKSDAIIHVGLVCQEAELDEQWSYVHDKSNQRWLWYAVDHATNTVLAYVFGKRKDEVFKELKTLLKPFGINKFYTDDWGAYERHLDENMHIIGKANTQKIERKNLNFRTWIKRLARKTICFSKLEKMHDIVIGLLINKVEFGVNIHAI; encoded by the exons ATGTGCCTTACGCAAGTCCTCTGTACAACATGTGGCAGTAACCAAGTTCGGCCTTTCGGATACAGCACTCATGATGTTCCACGATACTATTGCTGTAATGACAAATGTGAAATCAAAACCTTCATGCTTGAATATCGCTACAAGGCCTGTGAGCCTGGCGTTAAAGAAAAAATCATCGATATGGCAATAAATGGCAGCGGAATCAGGGATACAAGTAAAGTACTCGGAATAAGCAAGACAACAGTAATAAAGACTCTAAAAAAAAAGA AAAGCGGTCTGGTAAAGGTCAACCCAAATATTCAAACTATTGATCTCAAGTCAGATGCAATTATTCATGTAGGGCTTGTCTGCCAAGAGGCTGAGCTAGATGAGCAGTGGTCGTATGTTCATGATAAATCGAACCAACGCTGGCTTTGGTATGCTGTTGATCACGCTACAAATACCGTGCTTGCTTATGTTTTCGGAAAACGGAAAGATGAAGTTTTTAAAGAACTCAAAACACTTCTGAAGCCATTTGGTATTAATAAATTTTACACCGATGATTGGGGAGCCTATGAGCGACACCTTGATGAAAACATGCATATTATTGGTAAAGCAAACACTCAGAAGATAGAGCGTAAAAACCTTAATTTTCGGACTTGGATTAAACGGTTGGCCAGAAAGACAATTTGTTTTTCAAAGCTCGAAAAGATGCACGATATTGTTATTGGATTATTGATTAATAAAGTTGAGTTTGGGGTCAATATTCACGCGATATAA
- a CDS encoding DUF523 domain-containing protein — protein MEKVLVSACLLGRPVRYNGKSLTVDSQYLDKWQRQGRLVAICPEMEGGLPVPRAAAEIVDGQAGDVVDGTAEVITIAGENVTAPFMSGAEKVLSLCRQHHIKMAVLAEGSPSCGSSEVYDGSLVVGQNCYIA, from the coding sequence GTGGAAAAAGTGTTGGTCAGTGCCTGTTTGTTGGGCAGACCTGTACGATATAACGGAAAGTCTCTGACCGTTGACAGTCAGTATCTGGATAAATGGCAACGGCAGGGTCGGCTGGTGGCTATCTGCCCCGAAATGGAGGGAGGGCTACCGGTGCCCAGAGCGGCAGCTGAAATTGTTGACGGTCAGGCAGGCGATGTGGTCGATGGTACCGCTGAAGTGATCACTATTGCAGGAGAAAATGTCACGGCTCCATTTATGAGTGGTGCAGAAAAGGTGTTGTCCCTGTGTCGGCAGCACCACATTAAAATGGCTGTTCTGGCGGAAGGCAGCCCTTCCTGTGGCTCATCGGAAGTGTATGATGGCTCGTTGGTAGTGGGCCAGAACTGTTATATCGCGTGA
- a CDS encoding NirD/YgiW/YdeI family stress tolerance protein: protein MKTLFFGSVGLAFLTGLTTGILSAEPAEPIKTTLSNALPLSDYEHHSIEQVLTNPTHEKPVKITGEIIRKIECGTYLFRGEDGDIHIKIDTHAIPEQGLPFREATVIKGTVNHREDQLPVIEADQVHYIF from the coding sequence ATGAAAACACTATTTTTCGGTTCTGTCGGGCTGGCCTTTCTAACAGGGTTAACCACTGGAATACTGTCAGCAGAACCTGCTGAGCCAATAAAGACAACACTATCCAACGCTTTACCCCTTTCAGATTATGAACACCACTCCATTGAACAGGTGCTTACCAACCCTACCCATGAGAAGCCAGTTAAAATTACCGGCGAAATCATCCGGAAAATTGAGTGTGGTACCTACCTGTTTCGTGGTGAGGATGGTGATATCCATATCAAAATTGATACCCATGCCATTCCCGAACAGGGGCTTCCTTTTCGGGAGGCGACCGTCATCAAAGGCACAGTAAACCATAGGGAAGACCAGCTTCCGGTCATTGAAGCTGATCAGGTCCACTACATTTTCTAG
- the cysQ gene encoding 3'(2'),5'-bisphosphate nucleotidase CysQ, translating into MNELIKAVREIARKAGDTILDVYEQQELGIQTKADATPVTMADFRANEVIEKNLLRLDVAYPILSEESTHADLSVRQTWSRYWLVDPLDGTQEFINGNGQFTVNIALMEKAPNGFSYPLFGVVHVPVTNTTYWGGKQSGAFKQVGSEPVEPIQPRALNLDDVIVLGSRTYGTAGAAQFIERLRETYPDLTLQKVGSALKSCLVAEGTADLYPRIGPTSEWDTAAVQGVVEGAGGQLLNPEGERFAYNFKNHLLNSDFLVLGDVSIDWASFWNPDALNALG; encoded by the coding sequence ATGAACGAACTGATTAAAGCGGTAAGAGAGATTGCCCGTAAAGCGGGAGACACCATTCTTGATGTTTATGAGCAACAGGAACTGGGCATTCAGACAAAAGCAGACGCTACGCCTGTGACGATGGCGGACTTTCGCGCAAATGAAGTGATTGAGAAAAACCTGCTGCGTCTGGATGTGGCTTACCCGATTCTTTCAGAAGAATCGACCCATGCTGATTTATCGGTTCGTCAAACCTGGTCTCGTTACTGGCTGGTGGACCCTTTGGACGGTACACAGGAATTTATTAATGGTAACGGGCAGTTCACGGTGAATATTGCCCTGATGGAGAAAGCGCCCAATGGCTTCAGTTACCCATTGTTTGGTGTCGTGCATGTGCCCGTGACCAATACAACCTACTGGGGCGGCAAGCAGTCCGGTGCTTTTAAGCAGGTCGGCAGTGAACCGGTAGAGCCTATTCAGCCGCGTGCTCTGAATCTCGATGATGTTATTGTTCTGGGCAGTCGTACTTATGGTACGGCAGGAGCTGCACAGTTTATTGAACGACTCCGGGAAACTTATCCAGACCTTACCCTGCAAAAAGTGGGCAGTGCATTGAAGAGCTGTCTGGTCGCAGAAGGAACCGCTGACCTGTATCCGCGTATCGGGCCAACGTCGGAATGGGATACGGCTGCCGTTCAGGGAGTGGTTGAAGGCGCTGGTGGACAGTTGTTGAATCCTGAAGGCGAACGGTTTGCCTACAACTTCAAGAACCATTTATTAAACTCGGATTTTCTGGTGTTGGGTGATGTGTCAATAGACTGGGCATCCTTCTGGAATCCGGATGCCTTAAACGCGCTGGGATGA
- the nudE gene encoding ADP compounds hydrolase NudE, which produces MPINNDKPVVNDRPRIKSCIEIAKTRLFRVEALELEFSNGEQRTYERLAGSGSGRKAVMVVPMLDDHRFLLVKEFAAGTEDYQLSLPKGLVELDETLFEGADRELKEEAGFGARQWDYITEFTVSPNYMKNHIHVVLARDLYPERLEGDEPEIMEVVEWSLDDLQTLNDRPDFSEARTLAALYLVRDKLQNGL; this is translated from the coding sequence ATGCCCATAAATAATGACAAGCCTGTCGTGAATGACAGACCCAGGATTAAGTCCTGTATTGAAATTGCCAAAACCCGCCTGTTTCGTGTTGAAGCTCTGGAACTGGAGTTTTCTAACGGTGAGCAGCGAACCTATGAACGTCTGGCCGGTTCCGGCAGTGGCCGCAAAGCCGTAATGGTGGTGCCTATGCTGGATGACCATCGCTTTCTGTTGGTGAAAGAGTTTGCTGCGGGTACTGAGGATTATCAGCTCAGTTTGCCAAAAGGGCTGGTGGAGCTGGATGAAACGTTGTTTGAAGGTGCCGACCGCGAGTTAAAAGAGGAAGCGGGTTTTGGTGCAAGACAGTGGGATTACATTACCGAATTTACCGTGTCGCCTAATTACATGAAAAACCATATTCATGTGGTGCTGGCACGTGACCTTTATCCGGAAAGACTGGAAGGTGATGAACCGGAAATCATGGAAGTGGTTGAATGGTCTCTGGATGATTTACAAACATTGAATGACCGGCCGGACTTTTCAGAAGCCCGTACACTGGCAGCGCTGTATCTGGTTCGGGATAAACTGCAAAACGGCCTCTGA
- the yrfG gene encoding GMP/IMP nucleotidase codes for MMNWNTINTVLLDMDGTLLDLHFDNYFWQEYVPQKYAEKHSITIKQSKDELEPRFSQQEGRLQWYCLDFWQKELDLDIVALKNEVNHLISFRPHAREFLHSLKERGKQVVMITNAHPDSLSLKLERLSMAHYFDRLISSHDYGYPKESQAFWQNLEVDISLDKERALFIDDSVRILNSARTYGIRHLLAVRYPDSKKGAWDTQGYEAVEDFRELIAPEKVAIEKTV; via the coding sequence ATGATGAACTGGAATACCATCAATACCGTTCTGCTGGATATGGACGGTACCCTGCTGGATCTGCATTTCGACAACTATTTCTGGCAGGAATACGTCCCGCAAAAATACGCAGAGAAGCACAGCATCACCATAAAGCAGTCTAAAGACGAACTGGAACCCCGCTTTTCACAACAGGAAGGCCGGTTACAGTGGTACTGTCTGGACTTCTGGCAAAAAGAACTGGATCTGGACATCGTAGCCTTGAAAAACGAAGTCAACCACCTAATATCTTTCCGACCACACGCCCGGGAATTTCTCCACAGCCTGAAAGAGCGCGGCAAACAAGTCGTTATGATCACCAATGCACACCCTGACAGCCTGTCTCTGAAACTTGAAAGACTGTCGATGGCGCACTATTTTGATCGTTTAATCAGCTCTCACGACTATGGCTACCCGAAAGAATCCCAGGCGTTCTGGCAAAATCTGGAAGTCGATATCAGCCTTGATAAAGAAAGGGCTCTGTTTATCGACGACAGTGTACGAATCCTGAATTCCGCCAGAACCTATGGCATTCGTCATCTGCTGGCCGTCCGTTATCCCGATAGCAAGAAAGGGGCATGGGATACACAGGGTTATGAGGCCGTCGAAGACTTCAGAGAGTTAATAGCCCCCGAAAAAGTAGCGATTGAAAAAACGGTATGA
- a CDS encoding RNA-binding S4 domain-containing protein: MSQSRNKSDHQSDSKIRLDKWLWAARFYKTRNIAKEAIDGGKVHLNGSRCKPGKEPKVGDELRLRVGWDEKTVIVRALSDKRQKAEVAQQLYEETSNSIARREASAEQRKALRGATPRPERRPDKKQRRDIMKQKADFGFDD; the protein is encoded by the coding sequence ATGAGTCAATCCAGAAACAAAAGTGATCATCAGTCCGACAGTAAAATTCGTCTGGACAAGTGGCTGTGGGCAGCACGCTTCTACAAGACCCGCAATATTGCCAAAGAAGCCATCGACGGTGGCAAGGTTCACCTGAACGGCAGTCGCTGTAAGCCGGGCAAAGAACCCAAAGTCGGTGATGAGCTTCGCCTGCGAGTAGGCTGGGACGAAAAAACCGTGATTGTTCGTGCCCTGAGTGATAAGCGCCAGAAAGCCGAAGTCGCTCAACAGCTGTACGAAGAAACCAGCAACAGCATAGCCCGGCGTGAAGCCAGTGCCGAACAACGCAAGGCACTGCGTGGAGCAACACCAAGGCCAGAACGTCGTCCGGATAAAAAGCAGCGTCGCGATATTATGAAACAGAAAGCCGATTTTGGCTTTGACGACTGA
- a CDS encoding Rieske (2Fe-2S) protein, with the protein MIKLCAVDELTNPGSKGFHNEKGHLFVVRQDDNVYVYENSCPHLGINLEWHEEQFLDSEQRLIQCSNHGALFLIHNGECIAGPCPGEKLNPIPHEIREGVIYLP; encoded by the coding sequence ATGATTAAACTGTGTGCTGTCGATGAGCTGACCAATCCGGGCAGCAAAGGCTTTCACAACGAAAAAGGGCATCTGTTTGTAGTACGTCAGGACGATAACGTTTATGTCTACGAAAACAGCTGCCCACACCTTGGTATTAACCTGGAATGGCACGAAGAACAGTTTCTGGATTCCGAGCAGCGGTTAATTCAATGCTCGAACCATGGTGCCCTGTTTCTGATTCACAATGGCGAATGCATTGCCGGGCCTTGCCCCGGAGAGAAGCTTAACCCGATTCCGCACGAAATCCGGGAGGGAGTGATTTATCTCCCGTAG